One window from the genome of Hydra vulgaris chromosome 02, alternate assembly HydraT2T_AEP encodes:
- the LOC136075873 gene encoding zinc finger MYM-type protein 1-like, translating into MANLSIVNGYCFACTLFSSKHSNFSTTGFDDWKNALKCISGHENGSEHHKNMLTYSSRQRESGQLDSVLLKQLHNEQLYWQNVLKRIVAVVKFLSSRGLPFRGNNEIIGSEQNGNYLGTLELLSQFDPFLHEHMKKHGNSGKGNTSYLSANICEEFICLMGNKVLSEIISELKKAKYYSISVDSTPDLSHVDQLTFTVRYVKDLAPVKRFLQFVPIHGHGAEHLETVVLNFLQENEISISDCRGQSYDNASHMAGQYSGLQKRIKDKSESALFIPCAGHSLNLVGNSAAGCCLEAIIFFDFVQCLYNFFSASTHRWQVLLSFVGKGKKIVKQLSGTRWSARADAVTCLHDNYDEIKKALEFMIKDISQSKETQNDAQNLITKMNTFEIIFLTIFWNNILCHFNETSKILQKENLNLDVAVRILKSLLHFIKDLRSQFENYQEKAKILLPNTDYSDSSKRTKKRSRRMAFFDGEVEELEFQESYKFKIETYLPVIDSLTSNLEKRTSAYEKFNDNFGFLVNIQTIANVELKDHCSNLAQIYKKDINENELFFECQQFKYYISKDEHSFTEFYSTLKRDHLESTFPNIEISLRIFLSMMVSNCTGERSFSKLKLIKNELRSTMLQERLNCLSLMSIESDVLLTIDFDDIIKEFSRKKSRKRHM; encoded by the coding sequence ATGGCGAATTTGTCAATCGTGAATGGCTATTGCTTTGCTTGTACCTTATTCTCCAGCAAACACTCTAATTTTTCCACAACTGGATTTGATGACTGGAAAAATGCCTTAAAATGTATATCTGGACACGAGAATGGTTCTGAACATCACAAAAATATGCTTACTTACTCCAGTCGGCAGAGAGAAAGTGGCCAGCTTGACTCTgtattattaaaacagttaCATAACGAACAATTGTACTGGCAAAATGTGCTGAAAAGAATTGTTGCAGTTGTAAAGTTCTTGTCATCAAGAGGATTGCCATTTCGTGGAAACAATGAAATCATTGGTTCAGAGCAAAATGGTAATTATTTAGGAACTCTTGAGTTACTTAGCCAGTTTGACCCATTCCTACATGAACACATGAAAAAACATGGAAATTCTGGAAAAGGTAATACTTCATACCTCTCCGCCAATATCTGTGAGGAGTTTATATGCCTAATGGGAAATAAAGTTTTGAGCGAAAtaatttctgaattaaaaaaagcaaaatactaCTCAATCAGCGTTGACTCAACTCCAGACTTGTCACATGTAGATCAATTAACTTTTACAGTTCGATATGTTAAAGACTTGGCACCAGTTAAgcgttttttgcaatttgttcCCATTCACGGGCATGGAGCTGAACATTTAGAAACagtggttttgaattttttacaagaaaatgaAATTTCAATATCTGACTGTCGTGGGCAGTCATACGATAATGCATCACATATGGCAGGACAGTACTCAGGCCTACAAAAGAGGATTAAAGACAAAAGTGAATCAGCATTGTTTATTCCTTGTGCTGGACATTCTTTAAATCTGGTTGGCAACAGTGCAGCTGGATGTTGTTTagaagcaattattttttttgactttgttCAATGCCTCTACAACTTTTTTTCTGCATCAACTCATCGTTGGCAAGTGCTTCTGTCTTTTGTTGGCAAAggcaaaaaaattgtcaaacaGCTTTCTGGAACTCGATGGTCAGCACGTGCAGATGCTGTGACTTGTCTGCATGACAATTATGATGAGATTAAAAAAGCACTTGAATTTATGATCAAGGACATAAGTCAGTCAAAAGAAACTCAAAATGATGCTCAAAATCTCATCACGAAAATGAACACTTTTGAGATTATTTTTCTGACAATTTTCTGGAATAATATTCTTTGTCATTTTAATGAAACATCGAAGATTTTAcagaaagaaaatttaaacctGGATGTTGCAGTTCGGATTCTAAAGTCATTGTTGCATTTCATTAAAGATTTGAGGAGTCAATTTGAGAATTACCAGGAAAAAGCCAAAATCTTGCTTCCAAACACTGACTACAGTGATTCttcaaaaagaacaaaaaaaagaagccGACGTATGGCCTTCTTTGATGGTGAGGTTGAAGAATTGGAATTTCAGGAaagttataaattcaaaattgaaaCATACCTTCCTGTTATTGATTCACTAAcatcaaatttagaaaaaagaacATCAGCATATGAGAAGTTCAATGACAATTTTGGATTTCTAGTAAACATTCAAACAATTGCCAATGTTGAACTAAAAGACCATTGTTCAAACCTAGCACAAATTTATAAGAAGGACATAAatgaaaatgaacttttttttgagtGCCagcaatttaaatattacatttcaAAAGATGAACATTCATTTACAGAATTTTACTCAACATTAAAAAGAGACCACTTGGAATCAACTTTTCCAAATATTGAAATTTCCCTTAGAATTTTTCTGTCAATGATGGTCTCAAATTGCACTGGCGAGCGatcattttcaaaactaaaacttataaaaaatgaactCCGCTCAACCATGCTGCAAGAAAGATTGAACTGTTTGTCGTTAATGTCAATTGAATCAGATGTTCTTTTAACCATtgattttgatgatattattaaagaattttcaagaaaaaaatcacGTAAACGTCACATGTAA